From Nocardia sp. NBC_00416:
GCTGCCCACTCGTCCTTCTCGGCACCCCCACCCCGAACCTCGGCGGTCGCGCCTGTCACGTTCGCGGTCGGCACGCGCCCGGCGCGTTCCGGGCCGCGCCCTCAGACCGGCTGGGAGATCTTTTCGCGGCGTGCCGCTTCGCGGGCGAGCAGCCGATCGCGCTGTTCTTCGAACTTCACGACATCGGCGGAGAGTTTGTCGAGGTAGGCCGCCAGATGTTCGCGGCAACGTTCGCCTTCGGGGCCGAAATCGTTGCGGTCGAAGATATTCCATTTCTTCAGCACCGGTTCCACCACTTCTTCGAGGTGCTGGCGCAGATCGTAGATGCCGTGTTTGGCCATGAGCGCCCCGTTGCGGCGGAAGTTGGGCATGGCGGCGCCGGGCATCTGGAAGGCCGCCAGCACGCGGGTGATGGCGTTGACGGCCTGGTCGGGGACGAGGTCGAGGGCCTCGCCGCAGAGGGTGCGGTAGAAGATCATGTGCAGGTTCTCGTCGGTGGCGATGCGCTGCAGCATCCGGTCGGCGACGGGGTCGTTGCAGACCTTGCCGGTGTTGCGGTGCGAGACGCGGGTGGCCAGCTCCTGGAATGTCACGTAGGCGACATTGTCGAGGAAACCGCCCCATTCCTGCGGGGAGCGCACGCCGTTGGTCATGTGGATCATGCGGTCCCGTTCCAGCGCGACCGGGTCGATGCCGCGGGTCACCACCAGGTAGTCGCGGATCGCGATGCCGTGGCGGTTCTCCTCGGCGGTCCAGCGTCCGACCCAGACTCCCCAGGCGCCGTCCTGGGAGAAGTTCTCGGCGATCTCGCGGTGGTAGGAGGGCAGGTTGTCCTCGGTGAGCAGGTTGGTGATCATGGCGGCTTTGGCGACTTCGCTGAGCTTGGATTGCTCGGGGTCCCAGTCCTGTCCGCCCATCGCGGCGAAATTGCGGCCTTCGTCCCAGGGCACGTAGTCGTG
This genomic window contains:
- a CDS encoding acyl-ACP desaturase encodes the protein MTRQLTQLEILTELEPAAAENLNRHLSMAKEWHPHDYVPWDEGRNFAAMGGQDWDPEQSKLSEVAKAAMITNLLTEDNLPSYHREIAENFSQDGAWGVWVGRWTAEENRHGIAIRDYLVVTRGIDPVALERDRMIHMTNGVRSPQEWGGFLDNVAYVTFQELATRVSHRNTGKVCNDPVADRMLQRIATDENLHMIFYRTLCGEALDLVPDQAVNAITRVLAAFQMPGAAMPNFRRNGALMAKHGIYDLRQHLEEVVEPVLKKWNIFDRNDFGPEGERCREHLAAYLDKLSADVVKFEEQRDRLLAREAARREKISQPV